The window acacactgctcgccttaacccggaaaccagccgcaccaatgtgtcggaggaaacaccgtacaactggtgaaggtgtcagtgtgcatgcgcctgccacaggagtcactagagagCTATGGGAAAAgaacatcccggccggccaaaccttcccctattccggacgacgctgggccagttgtgcattGCCTCATCGGTCTCCTGGTCAcggccagctgcgacacagcccgggataaAAAACCGGCTCTGTAGTGGACGCCTCAaacactgcagtgccttagaccgctgcgccactcgggaggctttgATGTTTGCAGGTTTTAATATATTTGAGTGAGATTGACTAACAATCAATGAGGGCCTGACTGAGTTCCGCTAGTTGCTCATCCCTGGTCTAAATGCTTCTTACAGCGGCGATCAAGTTCTATAAATTGCATGGCTGGGCAGTGGATCTGTAAAAGTAGTAGTAGTGCGTTGCTAGGTAACAACGTAAATGCTGGCCCTTTTTATGAATGTACTCGTCTCCTCTTTTCTCTTGCTCCCCTCTTTCCCCTTTTGTTCTACTCTTCACTCTTGGCAGTCATTGCTGCTTCAGCTCCTCCATTACAgaaatggtcctctcctctctcactactTTCTCTCCCCTGCTCCCTGTGCACACAGAAACAGGCCTGACATGCTATTGTGTTGGTGGACTAGACTCTGTAGACCTGTTTGTTCCACTCTATTATGAAGTCATGGAAAGGAAGATGTTGAATATATCTATCTAACCATCTTATCATCATATTGGTTTTATAGCCTCTTGGACTCAGTTGAACATTTTGCCCAGGATGTCCTTAGCTCTCCGCCTTAGAAGGAAAACCCAGGGGAAACACTGACTGATTAGACTATATATAGCTAACGACAACAATGTAGCTATGTTTATTCTTATTCTAAAGCTCTTCCATCGTGTGTAGTACTACATAGCTGGAATACAGTGTAGCCTAATTCACTGCTTATTACATTGATCATATGACTGCTGTTCTGTACACATAGAATCACTAGACCGTtaatccccattcaagtcaataggTCTGTAATGATTTGTTCTATGTTATAATTGTACGGTAATGCATGGGCTCATGTACAGCATGCCAGGTAGACGGCACCTAGAGTAGAAGGGGGAGGTGGCCTCGTCCTGTACAGTAATATGACCTGGGAGAGGAAAGGTCTCTGGCAGTGGCATGCCTGCCCCCCTTCCCATCCCCCGTCACATGGGAAATGGGTTACACTGGTAGCCCTATTCATATCCTAGTCTTCTCTACCAGTCAGCTCTACTGTGCTGTCATATGAACTGTACTCTCTGGCTGGGGCAAGCAAGCACTCGTATTTGTGTTGTCTGTAGTGCGTGGTTGATCTTTCGGAGGGGGTCCAAGGCTGTCGGGGTGCTGACAGCAGTCAGCCTGCAGAGTGCAGGTTGGTCTATTTTGGGACTGGAGGTTGGGGAGTTCCGGtgtagtggagagaagaggactttgctcctgtccctctccctctgcctagTGCCCTTTCCCTCTCACCCCATTGCAGATTCTTTATGAAAAAGAGACCTGGCCAGCTTCCTGGCCCTTTGTGGAGCTTGGAGAGAGGGGTGCGTATCTGTATGCCCTGATCCTACAAGGGACTACAGGCCTCATCCCGGTAGAGCTGGTAGGACCATAGGCTGTTGGTGAACAATGCAGTTTACACTGCAATGTAGGAGGCAAGGTGGCCACCAATACCCAATCACTACAAGACCTTTAAATCGTCTCtgttcctttctttctctctctctgtccctcttccaACCGCTACTCTCTTTTCACCCTTTACTCACTCTATAGCCTGGCTGGTATCAGGCAGCAGGCTGTTTCTAGTTACTGTTGCTaagtctacccccccccccccccgggcctctgtgtgtgtacacgtgtgtgcctcctgaatatatatatatattcctgcCTTTTCTCATTTCGTAGAGTTTAACTTCTCTGCTTTTTGGCACTTCTTAAACTCCCACAGAACAcaagcctctccctctctgcaatAACTCCCTGGTTGACTGCAGTGATGGAAAACTGAGAGGGATCGTCTATTATTAAAGCACTTTACTGAAGCACGCTGAATCTACTGTGTGATGATGTGTAAGGACACTTTctaacctctgtctgtctgttcacagATCTACACACAACGAGATGGAGAAAAACCGGTACGTTGAATCCCACATCACTGTCTCTCACTTAGCTCTGTCAGATCACCCTATTAGACATTGAATCTCTCCTCAGTCCCACATGTCTAGAAAGGAGTAATGAGAGTGAAATGAACAGTGCAGAATGCAGCTTATCCAAAAAGGGACTACAGGCCTCATCCCTGGTCTCACTTTGACCTTTACCTGGCTGTCCCTGGAGTCTCCCTGTTTCCATAGTCTCTCCCTGGAGGTGTCCCTGTCCCTCTGGTGTTCTAAGCAGGGTCTGAGTGGTGTTCTGGTTCAACCAGGGCTAATGACTCagtgggcaggcagacagactgaATAATGCATGGCTCTGAAGCTTAGGCCTAGGAACAGCAGCACagcatgagagtgtgtgtgattcTCAGGCTTTTTAAGCCCATACACATTCCCTTAACTGGAAGAAAGGCAGCCATCTCACTCCTGCTGCCTATTGCCTCTATCAATGCATCCCTCCTAGGTGTGTAACAGTTCACCAAAACCCATGGTTCAGTTCGTATTGTGGTTTTGGGGTCAATGTTTGGTTCGGTTTCGGTACAGCAGGAAAATGAAATGCCATACACAATGTTCAGCATACACAATGTTCCTGGCATTGTCTGTTGTGACTATTGTTATGTTGGGCCTCAAGTTTCCACTTTTGATTCTATGTTTGTAAACATGTGGGAGGTAGGaatttaccagttgtgaagtcgtaaatacCAGTTTGGCGCGTTCATGTGATTTGAACTCGTTGAGAAATGCCGAtttggctaatggccaacaaaCTGCGTCAACCATAAACTAAAGGTACAGCTATCATGCCTGTAAACAAATGTATAGAGTTCAAAAACTACATTAATAGATTCCTTTTTATAACTGTTTTGTTACATTTTAACTGGTGCAAATGCTGTTCTAGAGGCCATTTACTTAGTAGGTGAAGTCCGAGGTCACCGTGTGGGTGCTCATGATGCTAGacgagtttcccactagtaattaccagttggagggccgttccagtggattgtccccccccccccagccgtaTGTGGTAAATTCCCGCTTCCATCTTGGTTACGAACGCACCATGACTCTGCCTCTGTCAGTGGGGGCGTGTCTTTAGCACAGtatatctctccctctgtggGTAATGTGATGGGCGGTCACTGTTAAGAAAGCGCAACACAGGGTGCATTGGTCAGTTCATTGAAGCTTTGGCTTTCTTATATAGAGTGGCTACTACATGTTTGCTGAAATGAGTGCAAGATGGATGCTCGAGTACTTTTACGAGGTGCTCACTGAAACTCCCGATTCTCAACCTCTGAGAATAAGTGCATATCTGTGTCAATAAACCAAAGACTgtattaaaaaaaagaaagaaatctaTCGCTCTTGTAATTTCTTTGGCCCAGTCAGAATCATTTGCCAAGGGCTGCTTGAGTGCAGAGGGGAGACAATGTTGTTTCTTTGCGTTTCGGTCTACCGTGGTGATGTCTGGGTAAATGTGACAACATATTTGAGGTGTTGGCAGCTGCGTAGGCTGCTGTCGTAGAGCGTGGCGACATACTGTTAACGTTTTATCCACAACTCTCTGTCCATCGTCGTTGTAATCTACTGGGAAGCCGTTCCCAAGCGAGATTTAAACGATGATGGAGGATCCTCCAATTCTGGCTTCTTGACCTCACCATTGTATAGAACTAGttctcagctgtgcctcacaaaaGTACAGTTTTAAAATACGGCAATTTTAAGATTGAAATGTTGAACATGCGCATGGGCTCTAATTGTTTTTAACGAAATGACCTGAGATTTTTTCAGCTCAGATTTACTCGAAGCGTAGGCctagtgtttttgctgtaaataTTAGTTTTATGTATTCATTCGGGTTTACAGTGCGAACCGAACCAAGGTCCCCGTACCGAATGGTTACCCAGACATTCGTACCGAATTCGTACCTCACACCACTGACAACGGGTATGACAAATATTCTGCAAATTATAACCAGCATGGCCCCTTATTCCGACACACAAGATGGCAGTTATTGTAAGGCGACATTTTTGTTTGGCCAATgatgaaacacaaacacactgccaGCCAGAGGACGGTGAGACTTGATCCGTCAGTCGTTGTGTGTTTCTAGATAGACTCAAGCAATGGGGGCTCAATGTTTTCTACTCCTATGTTTGTTCAAATGAATCCCCCACCTACACTTCTACCACCCTGCCTCGGTCCAAGTCCTCTGTTGCAGTGAGTCCCGTAGCTGAGTCTGCCTGCTGGAGCTGGCCATCTGTGTAACCTCACTCCTCTTTCTACCACACCTTTTGCGTGCGAACTCATCCCCATAGAAATGGAATGTATGGATTGCATTACTGTCCTCATCCCTCTGCTCGGAGCAATTAGCCTGAGGTCAGAGTCGGTACAGGAGGATGATTTACAGGCCACAGGGCAAGTGGAAGGCCTGCGTTCAGGAGGCCCGGTTGCCCGTGTAAAAGACCATGTTGGTTGGAGCGGAGGGAGTTGCCCGTGCATGGTCTTGTCTCTCGTCTATATATTGCACAACACTGAAATGTCTggaccagggtttccgttagccggtaATGGCCggcttttgtaaaaaaaaaaaataataataataatacaactgTTGCCGGCTAAATTGACTGAGAAAAAGGTAGGCAGGCTATCAGCACGTCACCCATCACTTTacaatgtgagctggaggcagtatgcatttgaAAACATGCTTAATTGTTTGAAATCTGAATGTTTTACTtccatattatgaggcatgtcttaacTAACTTGAACATCCGACCGTAGAAACatggcaattattttataaagacttcataaggggcgcgtgagtttcaagtttggggaaggatACAATATATTCTACTATCTGTGTGCctgttatgattttcatatgcgcATTTTCGTGGTTTAATTTCAATAAGGTTTTCGTTTCCCAaaattgtcatgtggttaatcataACAATCTTCAAATATAAAAGTCAAAATTCTACTAATGCGAGCGCACCAGCTTCTGCCATATGGACATATTGATACACCGTGATTCATTGGCGGCTAAATAGCCTAAATGAGCTTCCATTGTCaaataagtaaaaatactttaaagctgACAAATTAAAAACAATAGAAATTATACTGGTGAAAATTCTGGTTCTTTCAATCACATTCATCTCTTTgcagcctgtctgcctgccttttTCTCTGTCTTCACTTGAGCTATACTAGTGAAGTGCGACATTGTATCAAATCAATCAACTGGATCAGCTGAAGCTGTCtctagcgaacttgcaacattgtatcaactagccTATTCCTGCCCCCAGTTTTCTGTGCCAGTGAGTTTGGGAAAGATGGCTGTTATTGCTTAACGGAAAGGTTTTTTAATGACGTTTCCACAGGATATATGGGATTatcagatgatgatgatatttTGCTCTTTCACACCAAGACTTGGTGATTTGTTGGAAAGACTTTTCAAATAGCCTACTAGTTCCTCACAGTAGGCTATCATCCAGACTTTGCTGACTTATTGTGTGAGGTGAAGGAAAAACACAACACACGCTTATCAGAGGTGGACGTGGTGAGTTAAGTCAGAAGTCAAACAACCCCAAATGGGCATTTTCTTACATTTTATGCGCAGCAGGCCAGGTAGGCTGGTTCTTTGCGTGCCCAGGCgcgcacgctccctcaacattaACAAGACCGAGAAACCAGACCCTTGGTCATTGCTCACATGGAGCACTCCAAGCAAAAGGCAGTGAAAAAAGTCGTCAATGATGGTTATGAAATAAACTTGTTTCTCAAGTGTTGCAGGCAAACAACGTTTCCACTCCAAGAATGAGAACTGTAAATAACTGTAGGTCGAATTAGTAATACAGAAGGGAATATAACCAAATGACGGGGGATTAAAGGTCCATTTACTATTGGTGACGTGTGGAATTGATGAAAATAAAGGGCAATCGATTCGCACAACATATATTTGATATGCTTTTCACTGTCAGTCGCAACTCAATAATCAGCTAGGCCTTTTGCCACGCGAGCAGACTATGAAAGACTTCCTCAtatgccatttctctcctgttctattggttttcatatcacCTTTCTTtccttgtccagaagccaaaggcacaaCCCTAGTCATATTAGCGACCCATCCTAGTGGTTGCATCTTTAGATTCACCCTCTAAGTTCCTAACAGAGAATTGAATCTCTCATATTTCCCGCAAATTTTATTTTGGCAAATGTTTTATTGGCTGGTTTATTACAGGCGTTGCATGCTCTGTTCCGATGAATTACCATAATCTACAATGTGAttcctgtcattctgagcacagtGGGTGGATGCCCTAATGGGTTACACACCCAATGAATATGGGTCTGGTGAATTTCTCAAATGGCCGTTAAATTAAAATCTTCCCGATCACGTTGTCCGGCGCCACATTTTCCAAACGGAAACCCTGTTCTGGACTTAAACGTTGGACGTTGTTGGTGGGATTTGTCAACGGGTAAGGTACAGGCTCACAGAAATATCGGCTACATGAACACAGACCCATAAACAGCCACCCCATTGATACGTGTAAGTGTATACATCCCGGGAATATCCTGTTGCAGAAATAGCCTTGTTTTTGTGTCCTTCCTGCCACACCCTTACAGTCCTGCCATTCAGTCACACCTAGTGTTGCAAAGGGGGGTTATATAAACTTTTTTTTGCCAGTAAACTACCAGTTTGCCAGTAAACTACCAGCCTTttggtatctttcaaggattttgtaatctatcacaagacatctagtggccccTTTGGGTACTTccgattatcacaggtgtctgcaATTTATCTCTGACCTTATCACATTTTAAAATATATGAAATGCGAtgatataaaaaatatatgacagctgtaaaacatttaactaATTATAAATCAACTTACTGAATATCATTGGTGTTTATTGAGTTTCAACATGAAATgtccttttattttattttttacgcACTGTTAATGTTTTGGTGTCAAACTGATGGCAGTTGTGGTAAAGAGTTGCAGAGGTAAATTTAAAATGCCACtcttgattagatgctttttttttttcattaattaggcaagttcctcttgaaccatatggtgtatctactagaaactcatggacaatatggacacggATATAAAAATACTAtatatgaataaaaaaaaataactttagtgaaCTTAACATTAAAACTTTAGGAAATTACCAGtcgctttgcaaccctagtcagaCCATATAACACAGGCTTAGTACTGTAACATGCATGACTGCCCTGCCGTCAGttgacattgtttacaaacattagcCTCCCTGTACATCCTGATTCTATCACAACAGTGTTGCTGCTCCTGCTCGGACTCTGTAACATTATGTCATGCCAGTTTCCCTTTGGAATAGTTCATATTAAGCTAAGCTCTAGGCTAGCAGAGGAACACACCTGGATATGTCCCACTCTTATGTACTTTATCTACatgttggctgtgtgtgtgtctctccaatGAACATTAGAATattctttacatttacattttagtcatttagcagacgctcttatccatagcgacttacagtagagtgcatacattttattacattttacatactgagacaaggatatccctaccggcctaacccggacgacgctatgccaattgtgcgtcgtcccacggtcctcccggttgcggccggctgcgacagagcctgggcgcgaacccagagactctggtggcgcagctagcactgcgatgcagtgccctagaccactgcgccacccaggaggacAATTCACACTGCAGTTGGAAGGGATAAACGTGCACTATATCATATCTCTCTGGAGTACTCCCAGTACTAAATATTCTTCATACTCCTAGCCTTGAGCTACAAATAACATTTCAGATGTTCTCAACTATCCCACGCTTTGTGCAGTTGTTTTCAATTGAAGTTCGCCCCACTCATGCGTTGGCCTTTGGTAcgcacattttagtcattttagcATACGGTCTTATCCagagcattcatcttaagatcgcTACACACACCTGCAGTAAATAGTGAGGTCGTGCCCCTTGCCTGCCTGCGTGCATGTAGCAGCCTCCAGTTGGAGGTGTGATGTGTTGTGTAACAGGGGTCATGTGGTCACCCATCGACACCCACTACTCCCCTTCAGCTGCCAAGTCGTGTGAGGAGATAAGGGGGGATAATAAAGAGATCTCAAGCAGCTTAATGTAAATGTTGTGATCACCACACCGGGCACGCCCTAGGCAGACAAGTGTTTGTGGATGAAAGTGATCTCTTTCAGGGGTGAAATGACTGCAGGAGAGCTACAGGGAGCTAGAGATCTGACACCATATGAGGTGAAAAAGGACGTCTGAGGGGGTTTAAAGGCCCAATATGGTCATTTTCATATCAATATCATATTTCTGCGTAACAATTATCTTAGTTTTCCATGAAAATGTTCTaactatttctcaagcaagaatttagctgggagtggtctgagtgtggAGGTGAAAACTGAAagttagctgttattggcagaggggtATATTAACCAATTTGTGGGCTGGAGACGTCACCAGGATtgcctggttgaaaatacaatcaggaaataacacttttttttctctcgcttttacagtgttagtttcatcagctgttgcaGAGTATGATACAAAGCGCAGGGAACAACTGAATTTAGGCTGCACTGGGCCTTTTATAGGGAGCTGATGAAAttatgcatctctctctctttttctccagaCGCGCACACCTACGGCTGTGTTTAGAGCGACTGAAATCCCTCGTTCCATTGGGACCAGACTCCAACAGGCATACCACCCTCAGCCTGCTGATGAGGGCCAAGAAACACATTGTGGTGGGTGATGGTGGGCGGAGAAGTAATGAGAAATCAGTTTAAAGTGTTTACAGTTTCAAGAGGGCAATTTATTCTACCATTGGAAGAGGGTAATAGACGGTGCCACTTTGTTTCTGCCTCAGCCAACTCCCTTTTTATTGTCATGGCAACGTTTGGCGTGGTTACAGCAACAGATTTGACTAAAATAGAAAAATCTGTTACCATGGAGAccctattaaattactagagggggCTATAGTTTCAGAAAGgggtgaaaatggcagccatgttggtccgggagaaatccaaaccaatctaattggaatgaatggcattagaggcataatcctgattttacttatgtaggaaaataaaagtaaggcatatgatatatcagaaattgtgtaataGAATTGTCAACCTAAAAAATATTGTCAAATAATCATACAGTTCATACAGGTTTTATACAAAGTTTCtgtataaatagcctctaaaataGGCGAATAGACCATAAATGTCTCCATTTTTGCTTTCTTGGAAAGCTGTGAGTGCTATTGTGTTAGGACTCAGACAAGTATAGATATCTTATCATATTGGCAGTTAATTTGAAAAATTCATGGGATCATTCCTCTaaaactggctggctggctagctaacaaaCGGATTGCAGATAAATTCTTCAAATGCATTGTTTTACATTATCTTATCGACTcactggcaaaccatggttgaccaacttCCTGACCAAAATGACTGACCTTTTATACCATCATAAGAAGGTTCAAGTtaattctagtattctaattctatGTCTGTTACCCTCGTGGTCTAGAGGGTAATTAGTGTAGTGCTAACTCGGGTGAGGGACTAGTGTACATCAGGGTTTGATGAGGTCGAGTAAAGCGGCGCCTGGTAAAAACTAAAACCTGCATCACTCCAGGACCAGCGTTTTACCTACCTTGTGGACTAGACTGTTGAGGAACCTGTCTATGGTTAACTATGTGTGGTGGTAGGAGGAGGCCAGTATATTAATGAATCACtgttagtgccttcagaaagtatccacacccctcgactttccccacattttgttgttgcagcatgaatttaaaatggattcaattaagATTTGTCAAtggcctacacaataccccataatgtcaatgtttacaaattaacaatgaaaagctgaaaagtatttagtcaataagtattcaaccttgTAATGGCAAGCCGAAATGAGTTCAGGAGTGAAAAGTTGCTTAAGCCACAAATTGTATGTATTCACTCTctaatagtgttttaacatgatttttgaatgaataCTTCATCTCTGCACCCAAcccatgcaattatctgtaacgtccctcagtcaagcagtgaatttaaaacacagattcaaccacaaagtccAGGGATGTTTTCCAAAGCCTAGCAAAAaagggcacatattggtagatttatataaagcagacactgaatatccatttgagcatggtgaagttattaattacactttgaatggtatatcactacacagataatggcgtccttcctaactccgttgccggagaggaaggaaaccgctctggGATTTCACCGTGAGACCAATGGTGACTatttaaaacagagtttaatggctgtgatgggggagaactgtggatggatcaacattgtagttactactCAATTCTAACTTAATTGTCAAAGTGAGAAGGaattttccaaaacatgcattctgtttgcaacaaggaactaaagtaatactgcaaaaaaaaatatatatgtttggggcaaatacaacacattactgagtactactCTCCATAAGcaaagtggtggctgcatcatgttattggtatgcttgaaattgttaaggactggggagtttttcaggataaaaaagaaactgaatggagctaagcacaggcaaaatcctagaggaaaccctgtttgtctgctttccaccagacactgggagataaatctagggcaagacctgaaaattggggtctagcaataatcaacaaccaatttgacagagcttgaagatttttgTTAATAGTCATGTGCAAATATTGcataatccaggtgtggaaagcttttagagacacccagaaagactcacagctgtaatcactgcaaaaggtgcttctacaacaTGACTCAttgatgtgaatacttatgtaaatgagttttatttaattttcaatacattagcaaaaatgtcttaacatgttttcactttgtcattatgaggcattgtgtagatgggtgagagagaaaaaTCTGTCTGACACTacagaatgtggaataagtcaaagggtacgaatactttctgaaggcactgtacatactgAGGTCAGAGGTTGCAGGAGGGCAAAAGGCGATATCAGCATGTCTTAGAGCAGCTGTCacaagagtacacacacacaaagtgaggACCAGTGTCTATTGCTGTATGTGTGTCTACTGTAGAGGTTGGAGGAGAGCGAGCGGAGAGCCCAGCATACCTTAGACCAgctgcagagagagcagaggcacCTGCAACGGCGTCTGGAGCAGCTGGGGGTGGAGAGAACACGCATGGACAGCACAGGATCCATTGTCTCCTCCGACAATCCTGACTCAGACCAGGGTGAGCACTCAAGGGAATCCCTCTCCTACATTACAAACTGAACTGGGGTGATTAATGCTTTGTGGAGGTTTATAGTATAACAGGTTTTTTTTGTCAACGTTTCACGTTTTTCCATCAAACTAcactataatacaatataaaggTCTCCATTCTCTTCCACCAATCCTTCCGCCCACTCTTAGTGATGGGGCTTTATGTTAACCAAAGTTATTGAATTTGAATATGAGCTCAGTAGAGACCGCATTGGTGCTAATTGTGGTACCTGCATAATATTGACCTGTGTTGTGTGTTGCAGAGGAGGAGCTGGATGTGGATGTGGAGGGGACTGACTACCTGCTGGGGGATCTGGAGTGGAGCACCAGCAGTGTCAGTGACTCTGATGAGCGGGGCAGCCTGCGCAGCAGCTGCAGTGACGAGGGCTACTCCAGCGCCAGCCTGCGCCTGCGCATGCAGAACCAAAACACTCAGGAGAAGGCCGAGCAGCTGGGCTGCAGCCTATAAGAGCACAGCCCTCAACCTCTGACCCCAGCCCCCATCCAATCCCGTCCCTCTATCGTCCAGTTAACTCCCGTTCTCCAACCAGTCTCTGCCAATCAGACCTCACTCCCAGCAGGACTGGCCTGTTCTGACCAAGCCCCCTCCTCCTTTCCAGCTGTATTCCACCTCTTTCCCCCCTGAAACCCCCAATGCAACACCTCTTAGACAGACACACCCACCGTCCTATCTCAATCGTCCATCGGCCAACCAGAATGGAGGATCAGTCTGTGGCACTGCCCAAATCAGAG is drawn from Salvelinus fontinalis isolate EN_2023a chromosome 4, ASM2944872v1, whole genome shotgun sequence and contains these coding sequences:
- the LOC129853481 gene encoding max dimerization protein 1-like — encoded protein: MAAIEMVQMLIEAAEYLDRREREAEHGYASVLPFTSSKEKDSLKRKNKSKKNSNSRSTHNEMEKNRRAHLRLCLERLKSLVPLGPDSNRHTTLSLLMRAKKHIVRLEESERRAQHTLDQLQREQRHLQRRLEQLGVERTRMDSTGSIVSSDNPDSDQEEELDVDVEGTDYLLGDLEWSTSSVSDSDERGSLRSSCSDEGYSSASLRLRMQNQNTQEKAEQLGCSL